CGCGTGCTCACGACCACAGCTCACGATTTCCAGCACATACGCGCGAAGACCCCTGGCAGTGCCAGGCCAGGGCCAGGCCAGGGGCCACCCCAAAGCTCGTCTTCGTGGCTCGTGACCACGCCGATCACGAAGCCCGATGTCGGGGCGCTCGCGGTGTCTTCACGGCGGCGTATGGCGTCGGCGGCGTACGAACGCGGCTGCGCCGAGGGCCGCGAGCGTGAGCCCGGCGTAGCTCGCGTCGGGGCCGTTGGGGGCGCCGGCGGCGCGGCAGCCGCAGGACGACTTCTTCGGTTCGGGGGACGGTGTCGCCGAGCTCGAAGGAGTGGCGCCGGGGAGCTTGTTCATGCGCTCTGCGGTGGCGCGCTGGAGGCATCGCTTCAGGTCGCTGCATGTTTGGTTCTGTGGGCACGTGCCCTCCGCGCACATCTGGCGGGCGATGAGGCGGCTGCCGCCGTCGGGCGCGCCGGGCTTCGAGAGGACGCCGACCTCCATGCAGAGCGGCATCTGC
This region of Labilithrix sp. genomic DNA includes:
- a CDS encoding MYXO-CTERM sorting domain-containing protein, whose product is MMRVRFGSALFVVTVLSTRVVLAAQDDCPPGSVDKTEDGFTWCEPSVCLNDSQCNPGYVCVQMPLCMEVGVLSKPGAPDGGSRLIARQMCAEGTCPQNQTCSDLKRCLQRATAERMNKLPGATPSSSATPSPEPKKSSCGCRAAGAPNGPDASYAGLTLAALGAAAFVRRRRHTPP